A single genomic interval of Panthera uncia isolate 11264 chromosome A1 unlocalized genomic scaffold, Puncia_PCG_1.0 HiC_scaffold_17, whole genome shotgun sequence harbors:
- the CLPTM1L gene encoding lipid scramblase CLPTM1L isoform X2 — MWSGRSSFTSLVVGVFVVYVVHTCWVMYGIVYTRPCGSDGNCIQPYLARRPKLQLSVYTTTRSNLGAENNVDLVLNVEDFDVESKFERTVNVSVPKKTRNNGTLYAYIFLHHAGILPWHDGKQVHLVSPLTTYMVPKPEEVNLLTGESITQQIEAEKKPPSALDEPVSHWRPRLTLNVMVDDFVFDGASLPADVHRYMKMIQLGKTVHYLPILFIDQLSNRVKDLMVINRSSTELPLTVSYDKISLGRLRFWIHMQDAVYSLQQFGFSEKDADEVKGIFVDTNLYFLALTFFVAAFHLLFDFLAFKNDISFWKKKRSMIGMSTKAVLWRGFSTVVIFLFLLDEQTSLLVLVPAGIGAAIELWKVKKALKMSVVWRGLRPHFQFGTYSESERKTEEYDTQAMKYLSYLLYPLCIGGAVYSLLNVKYKSWYSWLINSFVNGVYAFGFLFMLPQLFVNYKMKSVAHLPWKAFTYKAFNTFIDDVFAFIITMPTSHRLACFRDDVVFLVYLYQRWLYPVDKSRVNEFGESYEEKPQRKPHAH, encoded by the exons ATGTGGAGCGGTCGCAGCTCCTTCACCAGCCTGGTCGTGGGCGTGTTCGTGGTGTACGTGGTGCACACCTGCTGGGTCATGTACGGCATCGTCTACACCCGGCCGTGCGGCAGCGACGGCAACTGCATCCAGCCCTACCTGGCGCGGAGGCCCAAGCTGCAG CTCAGCGTGTACACCACCACGCGGTCCAACCTTGGTGCTGAAAACAACGTGGATCTGGTCTTGAACGTGGAAGACTTTGACGTGGAGTCAAAATTTGAGAG GACGGTTAACGTTTCCGTAccaaagaaaactagaaataacgGGACGTTGTATGCGTACATCTTCCTCCATCATGCTGGCATTCTGCCGTGGCATGATGGGAAGCAGGTGCACCTGGTGAGCCCTCTGACCACCTACATGGTTCCCAAACCGGAAGAGGTCAACCTGCTCACGGGTGAATCCATCACACAG CagatagaggcagagaagaaGCCACCGAGTGCCCTGGACGAGCCTGTTTCTCACTGGAGACCAAGACTGACACTGAACGTGATGGTGGACGACTTTGTCTTTGACGGGGCCTCCCTGCCTGCTGACGTGCATCGGTACATGAAGAT GATCCAGCTCGGGAAGACCGTGCACTACCTCCCTATCCTGTTCATCGACCAGCTCAGCAATCGGGTGAAGGACCTTATG GTCATAAACCGCTCCAGCACTGAGCTGCCCCTCACCGTGTCCTACGACAAGATCTCACTGGGGAGGCTGCGCTTCTGGATCCACATGCAGGACGCCGTGTACTCCCTGCAGCAGTTCG GGTTTTCAGAGAAAGACGCTGATGAAGTGAAAGGCATTTTTGTCGACACCAACTTGTATTTCTTAGCTCTGACCTTCTTCGTCGCCGCATTTCAC ctTCTGTTTGACTTCTtggcatttaaaaatgacatcagtttctggaagaagaagaggagcATGATTGGAATGTCCACCAAAGCAG tgcTCTGGCGTGGATTCAGCACAGTGGTCATCTTCCTGTTCCTGCTGGACGAGCAGACGAGCCTGCTGGTGCTGGTCCCCGCGGGCATTGGGGCCGCCATCGAG CTGTGGAAGGTGAAAAAGGCCTTGAAGATGAGTGTTGTTTGGAGAGGCCTGAGACCACACTTCCAG TTTGGCACTTACAGCGAGTccgagaggaagacagaggagtaCGACACTCAG GCCATGAAGTACCTCTCCTATCTTCTCTACCCCCTGTGCATCGGTGGCGCCGTCTACTCCCTGCTGAACGTCAAGTATAAGAG CTGGTACTCTTGGCTGATCAATAGCTTCGTCAACG GGGTGTACGCCTTCGGCTTCCTCTTCATGCTGCCCCAGCTCTTCGTCAACTACAAG ATGAAGTCGGTGGCGCACCTGCCCTGGAAGGCCTTCACCTACAAg GCCTTCAACACCTTCATCGACGACGTCTTTGCCTTCATCATCACCATGCCCACCTCCCACCGGCTGGCGTGTTTCCGGGACGACGTGGTGTTCCTCGTGTACCTGTACCAGCGATG GCTGTACCCCGTGGATAAGAGCAGGGTGAACGAGTTCGGGGAGTCCTACGAGGAGAAGCCCCAGCGGAAGCCCCACGCGCATTGA
- the CLPTM1L gene encoding lipid scramblase CLPTM1L isoform X1, producing MWSGRSSFTSLVVGVFVVYVVHTCWVMYGIVYTRPCGSDGNCIQPYLARRPKLQLSVYTTTRSNLGAENNVDLVLNVEDFDVESKFERTVNVSVPKKTRNNGTLYAYIFLHHAGILPWHDGKQVHLVSPLTTYMVPKPEEVNLLTGESITQQQIEAEKKPPSALDEPVSHWRPRLTLNVMVDDFVFDGASLPADVHRYMKMIQLGKTVHYLPILFIDQLSNRVKDLMVINRSSTELPLTVSYDKISLGRLRFWIHMQDAVYSLQQFGFSEKDADEVKGIFVDTNLYFLALTFFVAAFHLLFDFLAFKNDISFWKKKRSMIGMSTKAVLWRGFSTVVIFLFLLDEQTSLLVLVPAGIGAAIELWKVKKALKMSVVWRGLRPHFQFGTYSESERKTEEYDTQAMKYLSYLLYPLCIGGAVYSLLNVKYKSWYSWLINSFVNGVYAFGFLFMLPQLFVNYKMKSVAHLPWKAFTYKAFNTFIDDVFAFIITMPTSHRLACFRDDVVFLVYLYQRWLYPVDKSRVNEFGESYEEKPQRKPHAH from the exons ATGTGGAGCGGTCGCAGCTCCTTCACCAGCCTGGTCGTGGGCGTGTTCGTGGTGTACGTGGTGCACACCTGCTGGGTCATGTACGGCATCGTCTACACCCGGCCGTGCGGCAGCGACGGCAACTGCATCCAGCCCTACCTGGCGCGGAGGCCCAAGCTGCAG CTCAGCGTGTACACCACCACGCGGTCCAACCTTGGTGCTGAAAACAACGTGGATCTGGTCTTGAACGTGGAAGACTTTGACGTGGAGTCAAAATTTGAGAG GACGGTTAACGTTTCCGTAccaaagaaaactagaaataacgGGACGTTGTATGCGTACATCTTCCTCCATCATGCTGGCATTCTGCCGTGGCATGATGGGAAGCAGGTGCACCTGGTGAGCCCTCTGACCACCTACATGGTTCCCAAACCGGAAGAGGTCAACCTGCTCACGGGTGAATCCATCACACAG CAGCagatagaggcagagaagaaGCCACCGAGTGCCCTGGACGAGCCTGTTTCTCACTGGAGACCAAGACTGACACTGAACGTGATGGTGGACGACTTTGTCTTTGACGGGGCCTCCCTGCCTGCTGACGTGCATCGGTACATGAAGAT GATCCAGCTCGGGAAGACCGTGCACTACCTCCCTATCCTGTTCATCGACCAGCTCAGCAATCGGGTGAAGGACCTTATG GTCATAAACCGCTCCAGCACTGAGCTGCCCCTCACCGTGTCCTACGACAAGATCTCACTGGGGAGGCTGCGCTTCTGGATCCACATGCAGGACGCCGTGTACTCCCTGCAGCAGTTCG GGTTTTCAGAGAAAGACGCTGATGAAGTGAAAGGCATTTTTGTCGACACCAACTTGTATTTCTTAGCTCTGACCTTCTTCGTCGCCGCATTTCAC ctTCTGTTTGACTTCTtggcatttaaaaatgacatcagtttctggaagaagaagaggagcATGATTGGAATGTCCACCAAAGCAG tgcTCTGGCGTGGATTCAGCACAGTGGTCATCTTCCTGTTCCTGCTGGACGAGCAGACGAGCCTGCTGGTGCTGGTCCCCGCGGGCATTGGGGCCGCCATCGAG CTGTGGAAGGTGAAAAAGGCCTTGAAGATGAGTGTTGTTTGGAGAGGCCTGAGACCACACTTCCAG TTTGGCACTTACAGCGAGTccgagaggaagacagaggagtaCGACACTCAG GCCATGAAGTACCTCTCCTATCTTCTCTACCCCCTGTGCATCGGTGGCGCCGTCTACTCCCTGCTGAACGTCAAGTATAAGAG CTGGTACTCTTGGCTGATCAATAGCTTCGTCAACG GGGTGTACGCCTTCGGCTTCCTCTTCATGCTGCCCCAGCTCTTCGTCAACTACAAG ATGAAGTCGGTGGCGCACCTGCCCTGGAAGGCCTTCACCTACAAg GCCTTCAACACCTTCATCGACGACGTCTTTGCCTTCATCATCACCATGCCCACCTCCCACCGGCTGGCGTGTTTCCGGGACGACGTGGTGTTCCTCGTGTACCTGTACCAGCGATG GCTGTACCCCGTGGATAAGAGCAGGGTGAACGAGTTCGGGGAGTCCTACGAGGAGAAGCCCCAGCGGAAGCCCCACGCGCATTGA